The proteins below come from a single Aegilops tauschii subsp. strangulata cultivar AL8/78 chromosome 6, Aet v6.0, whole genome shotgun sequence genomic window:
- the LOC109747310 gene encoding cytochrome P450 76M5 gives MQSEAWLLWATLAAALLYHLTSAARSGGTGGRQPPGPTPLPVLGNLLDLGGNLHHTLARLARAHGPVMKLKLGLVTTVVVSSRDAAREAYTRYDRHLAARAVPDAANAVGNSGRSMIWLPSSDPLWKTLRGIVASHIFSPRGLAAARGVRERKVRDMVGYFRRHAGEEVDVGQAVYGGVLNLVSSAFFSVDVVDVGGESASGLREVVEDIIAALAKPNVSDIFPFLRPLDLQGWRRWAGARYQKVFGILDGIIDRRLADARTSKGEHAHGDFLDSLLELVSAGKIGRDKVTVILFDVFAAGTDTMAITVEWAMAELLRHPHAMAKVRAEMADILGGKGTDTLEEPDAANLPYLQAVVKEVMRLHPVAPLMLPHQAAEDGVEIGGYAVPRGATVIFNVWAIMRDPAAWERPDEFVPERFLDKSAGVEFRGKDYEFLPFGSGRRLCPGLPMAERVVPFVLASLLHAFEWRLPDGVSADEMDVTEKFTTVNTLAVPLRAVPVVVT, from the coding sequence ATGCAGAGCGAGGCTTGGCTGCTATGGGCGACGCTCGCCGCCGCGCTCCTCTACCACCTGACCAGCGCAGCCCGCAGCGGGGGCACCGGGGGACGGCAGCCTCCGGGCCCGACGCCGCTCCCGGTCCTCGGCAACCTGCTCGACCTGGGCGGCAACCTCCACCACACGCTGGCGCGCCTGGCCCGCGCCCACGGCCCCGTCATGAAGCTCAAGCTCGGCCTGGTCACCACCGTGGTGGTCTCCTCGCGTGACGCCGCGCGGGAGGCCTACACCAGGTACGACCGCCACCTGGCCGCGCGCGCGGTCCCGGACGCCGCCAACGCGGTCGGCAACTCCGGGCGGTCCATGATCTGGCTGCCCAGCTCCGACCCGCTCTGGAAGACGCTGCGCGGCATCGTGGCCTCGCACATATTCTCGCCGCGTGGCCTCGCCGCCGCGCGCGGCGTGCGCGAGCGCAAGGTGCGCGACATGGTGGGCTACTTCCGCCGCCACGCGGGGGAGGAGGTGGACGTCGGCCAGGCCGTGTACGGCGGCGTGCTGAACCTCGTGTCCAGCGCCTTCTTCTCCGTTGACGTGGTGGACGTGGGCGGCGAGTCCGCTAGCGGGTTGCGGGAGGTCGTGGAGGACATCATCGCCGCGCTAGCCAAGCCCAACGTCTCCGACATCTTCCCTTTCCTCCGGCCGCTGGACCTGCAGGGCTGGCGTCGCTGGGCGGGGGCGCGTTACCAGAAGGTCTTCGGCATACTTGACGGCATAATCGACCGCCGTCTGGCAGATGCCCGGACGTCCAAGGGCGAGCACGCCCACGGCGACTTCCTGGACTCGCTGCTGGAGCTCGTTTCCGCAGGCAAGATCGGTCGCGACAAGGTGACGGTGATACTGTTCGACGTGTTCGCGGCCGGGACCGACACGATGGCCATCACGGTGGAGTGGGCGATGGCCGAGCTGCTCCGGCACCCGCATGCCATGGCCAAGGTGCGCGCGGAGATGGCGGACATCCTCGGAGGCAAGGGCACGGACACCCTCGAGGAGCCCGACGCGGCGAACCTGCCGTACCTGCAGGCCGTGGTGAAGGAGGTGATGCGGCTGCACCCGGTGGCGCCGCTCATGCTGCCGCACCAGGCAGCGGAGGACGGCGTGGAGATCGGCGGCTACGCCGTGCCCAGGGGAGCCACGGTGATCTTCAACGTGTGGGCGATCATGCGGGACCCGGCGGCGTGGGAGAGGCCGGACGAGTTCGTGCCGGAGAGGTTCCTGGATAAGTCGGCGGGGGTGGAGTTCCGGGGCAAGGACTACGAGTTCCTCCCGTTCGGGTCCGGCCGGCGGCTGTGCCCCGGCCTGCCGATGGCGGAGCGGGTCGTGCCGTTCGTGCTGGCGTCGCTGCTGCACGCGTTCGAGTGGCGGCTCCCGGACGGCGTCTCGGCCGACGAGATGGACGTGACCGAGAAGTTCACCACGGTGAACACGCTCGCGGTGCCCCTCAGGGCCGTCCCCGTCGTGGTCACCTAG